From Piscinibacter gummiphilus:
CGGCAAAGGCCGGCTCGAACTCTTCGGTGCGCGAGAGCGACCACGCCTGCCAGCCGTAAGCCCGCGCGAGCGCAGCAAAGTCGGGGTTGAAGAGGTCGCTTCCGCTCACGCGCCCGGGGTACTCGCGCTCCTGGTGCATGCGGATGGTGCCGTAGGTGCCGTTGTCGACCACCACACTGACGAGGCGCCTGGCGCCGTAGCCGGTGGCCGTGGCCAGCTCCTGGCCGGTCATCAGGAAGTCGCCGTCACCGGCGATGTTGACCACCGTGCGCTCTGGGTACAGCAGCGCCGCCGCCACGGCCGCAGGCACCCCATAGCCCATGGCACCCGAGGTCGGCGCGAGCTGCGTGCGGCCGTGGTGCTGCAGGCCGTGGTAGCGGCAGTAGCGGTGCAGCCAGCCCGCGTAGTTGCCGGCGCCGTTGGTGTAGACCGTGTCGTCGGGCGCGAGCCGCTGGATGGTCTTGATGACGACGGCCATGTCGAGCGGCTGCACGTCTTGCGCAATGTGGTTCGCTTCGTAGTCGGCATGGGCCTCTTCGGTCCATGCCGCCCACGGCAACTGCGTCGGTGCAGTGAGGCCTTCGAGTGCTTTCGCGGCGCTCGCCATCGACGATTGCAGCAGCAGGTCGGCGGCATACACACGACCCAGTTCCTCGGGCCCCGCGTGGATGTGGATGAGCTTCTGCACCGGCCGAGGCGGCTGCAGGAGCGTGTAGCCGCTGGTCGTCATCTCGCCCAGGCGCGGGCCGATGGCGAGCACGAGGTCGGCGTTGCGGATGCGCTCGGCGAGCTTCGGGTTGATGGCAATGCCCACGTCACCGGCGTACTGCGGGTGGCGGTTGTCGAACACGTCTTGAAAGCGGAAGGCGCAGCCGACGGGCAGCTTCCAGTTCTCGGCGAAGCGCTGCATCGCGGCGCACGAGGCGGCGTCCCAGCCGCCACCGCCCACGATGACGAAGGGGCGCCGCGATGCGAGCAGCATCGAGCGCACGTCG
This genomic window contains:
- a CDS encoding thiamine pyrophosphate-binding protein; the encoded protein is MTTSSERLAGHALVEALVAQGVTTVFGVPGESYLAALDGFHEHRDKIRFIACRQEGGAAFMAEAQGKLTGRPGVCFVTRGPGATNASIGLHTAFQDSTPMVLFIGQVASDQRDREAFQELDYRQMFGPGTLGFAKWVGEVHDADRLPEYISRAFHTAMQGRPGPVVLVLPEDMLTKETRAAVLPRAEPAQAWPAPGGLRDVRSMLLASRRPFVIVGGGGWDAASCAAMQRFAENWKLPVGCAFRFQDVFDNRHPQYAGDVGIAINPKLAERIRNADLVLAIGPRLGEMTTSGYTLLQPPRPVQKLIHIHAGPEELGRVYAADLLLQSSMASAAKALEGLTAPTQLPWAAWTEEAHADYEANHIAQDVQPLDMAVVIKTIQRLAPDDTVYTNGAGNYAGWLHRYCRYHGLQHHGRTQLAPTSGAMGYGVPAAVAAALLYPERTVVNIAGDGDFLMTGQELATATGYGARRLVSVVVDNGTYGTIRMHQEREYPGRVSGSDLFNPDFAALARAYGWQAWSLSRTEEFEPAFAEALASQRPALLHLKLDADVSTSRSTLTAIRNAALKSSAKA